One segment of Polyangiaceae bacterium DNA contains the following:
- a CDS encoding HU family DNA-binding protein, with amino-acid sequence MPSSKLTKAQMVTALAESTGLEKKAVNGVLDALSTLVAKQLGPEGPGEVTIPGLVKLKAKAIAATQDRQGVNPFTKEPMTIKGKPASRKVRSAPVKALKDQLTG; translated from the coding sequence ATGCCCTCTAGCAAGCTGACGAAAGCCCAGATGGTTACCGCTCTCGCCGAGAGCACTGGCCTGGAAAAGAAGGCCGTGAACGGCGTCCTCGACGCGCTCTCGACGCTCGTAGCCAAGCAACTCGGACCCGAGGGTCCGGGCGAGGTTACGATCCCGGGGCTCGTCAAGCTGAAGGCGAAGGCCATTGCAGCGACCCAGGATCGTCAGGGCGTGAATCCTTTCACGAAGGAGCCCATGACCATCAAGGGCAAGCCAGCAAGCCGCAAGGTGCGCTCGGCGCCCGTCAAGGCGCTCAAAGATCAGCTCACCGGCTGA
- the lnt gene encoding apolipoprotein N-acyltransferase — protein sequence MERLQRHQKLIFAIIGGAVAALATPPTNIYPALFIGLAMLAFALDDAPSTARAFGRGVAWATAAGIVGMRFVPDVVQRFTSLGTAAAVAALVLLAAAQSLLWGIGSAATNLVQRRAKVPLEVAFATGTLIALSLPSVFAWTPAGIVCPWTSLVQLADLIGERGVSVLFAICAALLARALKAALSTELRTKRFRQTIAYPFAAALTIIAVVAAYGSWRISSLAKQSTTARTMRIALVNQAVGPLDRWDPKNHASILQNLQALTREAEARGVDLTVWPEAAYPYPLDHDVARNPRGPRSILGRDLQGPILFGLITLERPKSIGNGQLELNSRNSATIVTPDGAIQPSYDKLELLWFGETVPLGAHLPWLRRIFQKSGGLVPGTEARALMLPREGGDVRFGVLNCYEDTLTDVGRRVVREVRPNVLVNVTNDAWFLGSAEPELHARLARMRAVEHRVHLVRSVNLGVMSWVDDRGIEVLRDESPKASTIIATPTIGDGSLTVYARFGDLPLAVLLTITIAAFAWRASWNRPQGDGAEKQAVDKNETSASGETRAGS from the coding sequence ATGGAACGACTCCAGCGCCATCAAAAGCTGATCTTCGCGATCATCGGCGGAGCCGTTGCTGCTCTGGCCACGCCTCCCACCAACATCTACCCGGCCCTCTTCATCGGCCTCGCGATGCTCGCGTTTGCGCTGGACGATGCGCCTTCGACTGCGCGTGCGTTTGGTCGAGGCGTCGCGTGGGCGACTGCAGCCGGCATTGTCGGCATGCGCTTCGTTCCCGATGTCGTCCAGCGCTTCACGTCGCTCGGAACGGCCGCTGCCGTGGCGGCACTCGTACTGCTCGCTGCCGCTCAATCACTGCTGTGGGGCATCGGTTCCGCCGCGACAAACCTCGTGCAGCGTCGAGCAAAGGTGCCTCTCGAAGTTGCGTTTGCCACAGGAACACTCATCGCGCTGTCGCTGCCGTCCGTCTTCGCGTGGACACCTGCTGGCATCGTTTGTCCGTGGACGTCCCTCGTTCAGCTCGCGGATCTCATCGGCGAACGAGGCGTCTCCGTGCTCTTCGCCATCTGCGCAGCGCTGCTCGCACGTGCCTTGAAAGCTGCGCTATCGACCGAGCTTCGCACCAAGCGCTTCCGACAAACGATCGCGTATCCATTCGCCGCTGCACTCACCATCATCGCCGTCGTCGCAGCGTATGGCTCGTGGCGAATCAGTTCGCTCGCCAAGCAATCGACGACCGCGCGAACGATGCGCATCGCGCTCGTCAACCAGGCCGTCGGACCGCTCGATCGTTGGGACCCAAAGAATCACGCCAGCATCCTGCAAAACTTGCAAGCGCTCACGCGCGAAGCCGAAGCTCGAGGCGTCGATCTCACGGTTTGGCCTGAAGCCGCGTACCCCTATCCGCTCGACCACGACGTCGCGCGTAATCCGCGCGGCCCGCGTTCAATCCTCGGCCGTGACCTGCAAGGTCCCATCCTCTTCGGCCTCATCACGCTCGAACGCCCCAAGAGCATCGGCAACGGCCAACTCGAGCTCAATAGCCGTAACTCCGCAACGATCGTCACGCCCGACGGAGCGATTCAGCCGTCCTACGACAAGCTGGAGCTCTTGTGGTTCGGCGAAACCGTGCCGCTCGGCGCGCACCTGCCGTGGCTACGGCGCATCTTTCAAAAGAGCGGCGGGCTCGTCCCAGGCACCGAAGCGCGCGCGCTCATGCTCCCGCGCGAAGGCGGTGACGTGCGCTTCGGCGTGCTCAACTGCTACGAAGACACGCTGACCGATGTGGGCCGCAGGGTCGTACGCGAAGTGCGGCCGAACGTGCTCGTGAACGTGACGAACGATGCGTGGTTCTTGGGCTCCGCGGAACCCGAATTACACGCCCGCCTCGCGCGCATGCGAGCCGTCGAGCATCGCGTGCATCTCGTGCGCTCGGTCAACCTCGGCGTCATGTCCTGGGTGGACGACCGCGGTATCGAGGTCCTGCGAGACGAATCCCCCAAGGCATCGACGATCATTGCCACGCCAACAATTGGCGATGGTTCGCTTACAGTATACGCTCGATTTGGAGATTTGCCGCTCGCGGTATTGCTTACAATCACGATCGCAGCATTCGCTTGGCGAGCGAGTTGGAATCGCCCTCAGGGTGACGGCGCCGAAAAACAAGCCGTCGACAAAAACGAAACCAGCGCGAGCGGTGAGACTCGCGCTGGTTCGTAA
- a CDS encoding outer membrane beta-barrel protein encodes MRRYLTPALIVTAALSQPLTAFAQEGNCPPGAWFCPAEDAAAPSSEVTVTTEVDALPPPPPADSLPVPQARDTRHAPPPVVVYQPRQTASPPPQIIIIAPGRTHVVRKAPPPPPARRVVVRKTTRVRTSVAKPMVRPVTRAWRSEWGVNARLQGVSFGGDRDRFDGASQDASMGGFGVSLRYRPWARFAVDAGFDIIGGTDYNGFDRVEMPFSLNGIFYVNPRSRTQFYLMGGVNWSRATVTSDQPHQLLTATNDGTGFGADYKYFGGQLGVGLEFRLSKRLAFNVDLLGFVRKRTDIDDDHGHKGGKNNDDASEKLPEYIDASGRTTNTSGGGLFRGGLTLWW; translated from the coding sequence ATGCGCCGCTACTTGACCCCAGCTTTGATCGTGACCGCTGCGTTGAGCCAACCGCTTACCGCGTTCGCGCAAGAGGGCAACTGCCCGCCCGGCGCGTGGTTTTGCCCGGCGGAAGACGCAGCAGCACCCTCCAGTGAAGTGACCGTTACGACCGAAGTCGATGCACTTCCCCCACCGCCTCCGGCCGATTCATTGCCTGTGCCGCAAGCGCGCGATACGCGACACGCGCCGCCGCCGGTTGTCGTGTACCAACCGCGCCAAACAGCAAGTCCTCCGCCGCAAATCATCATCATTGCGCCCGGACGAACGCATGTCGTTCGCAAGGCACCGCCGCCTCCGCCCGCTCGCCGTGTCGTCGTTCGCAAAACGACGCGTGTTCGCACCTCCGTTGCAAAACCGATGGTTCGTCCTGTCACACGCGCGTGGCGCTCCGAATGGGGCGTCAATGCGCGTCTGCAAGGCGTCAGCTTCGGCGGCGATCGCGACCGCTTCGACGGCGCTTCACAGGATGCGAGCATGGGTGGTTTCGGTGTGAGCTTGCGTTATCGCCCCTGGGCGCGATTCGCAGTCGATGCCGGTTTCGACATCATCGGCGGCACCGACTACAACGGCTTCGATCGCGTCGAGATGCCGTTCTCGCTCAACGGCATCTTTTACGTCAACCCGCGCAGCCGCACGCAGTTTTACCTCATGGGCGGCGTGAACTGGTCGCGTGCGACCGTTACCTCCGACCAACCCCACCAGCTCCTCACGGCGACGAACGACGGCACCGGGTTTGGCGCGGACTACAAGTACTTCGGCGGCCAACTCGGCGTGGGCCTCGAGTTCCGTTTGTCCAAGCGTCTCGCCTTCAACGTCGATCTACTCGGGTTTGTCCGCAAGCGGACCGACATCGACGACGATCATGGCCACAAGGGCGGCAAGAACAATGACGATGCCTCGGAAAAACTTCCCGAGTACATCGATGCATCGGGACGCACCACGAACACCTCGGGCGGCGGACTCTTCCGTGGTGGCTTGACGCTCTGGTGGTGA